The genomic DNA ACAATAGGCTGAAGGCGAACCGCATTACGTTGTGTGCACTAAACATATAATAATTCACAACACCTCAAACCATACttgaataaattcaaattacactttttaaCCATAAAGAACAATTCAGAACAAAAAGGTCAGGTTTGAATATTTGAAGCTGTTAtgtcaaatatgtttttgttgcttcaaattaaaaaatgagtttctcTGTTAAaggttattttcatttaaaggtttaaaatacaaaatgaagaACTTAAATTATAtccatttagctaaaataattgGACTGTATCTTATCGCTACAAAGTTAGTTGACTCTTTTATGTATGGATTTGTGGACCGTATTGAGATCTGTATCGAAACATGAGATAGGAATAGATACACATCCCTACATAATTGTCTTTGCTCTCAGATATTCTGAACTTATGTAGACCTAAAAGCACAGCTTTCCATTAAAGTTTGAAGAAGGAAATTCTCTCGATTCATTTATTCAGCTTTCTCATGAATCACCCTCAATTAGTcctaaaaatgcatatttaaccaaaattgtatttttttttctccaaaattttCTCTATAATTTGAACTCGTTTACAAACACAGATTCTTAAAgctcatcttcttcttcttcttcttctttttttaaatggcaaataTGATGTCATGGATGTccccaaaaaaaactaataaatacaaagatttttttatgaatccactgtgttctgatgatgaaaactttgatgcttcataaagaaatacatttaaatactaataatgaataattgaAAAACTACTTaaacccaatgcattatggtctatattcgccaacCTGGTGAGCATTGATGACACTGGTTTTTctcaaagacttttgggaaatttctagggcactcaatATTAGAATTgttggctatgtctgaattccttcactactcacaaTTTAGCGCTCTATTTTTGTCCTTCTGTTGGAGTCTCCAAATtcacaattccaaaatccagagccctaaaaatttcccagaagtcaatgcaaaaaaaagtgtgcattgatgctcaccagattggtgaatatagactacaatttgaaaatgttttcatgtaaaatacattttattttaatttataatttttaatttattgattttaaaatgcagtGCATTAGATAATCCTGTACTAAAGagctttttagtagttagggaacAGGGAGGGCATTCTGACATAGTCCTAGTCATCGAATATTCGGACAGCTCTACAAAACGGAAAAGCACTTTAAAGAGCACTAagaagtgaaggaattcagataAAACCGGTgggtggaaaaaacaaaaaaaaaggtccatCTCTTTACAGTATCTATAGTATCCATTTACagcttgtgtcaaagtcaaggtccccCAAGTAATTATATCCgttcctccagatcattttattttatttttattaattgtccgatgttatcttgcgcttatttctagcttgtataattatgacaaaatatatttttatggagaataaaatattgaaagtcattgaaggtttaagttgatttattctggaataatattccagcctgtttttattcatagtaatgctAAAaggttattattttaaaattttaaaagttagttttaatgtatttaataaatgtttatcctggttagcccacgacctaaggtgtgttttggattttggcccctgtgtgattgagtttgacaccccttatTTATAGTATCCATCTACAGTATCCATCAATTGACCGtctgtttaaaaagtttctttaagAAGAACCACACAGCATCCATGCATCTgagaaataatttattaatgATTTACACTGAATTTAGCTACGAAGGAAATGAACCGTCTGCTCAACTCTTCTTCATAACACTTTCTAGAGTCTTCATTGAAATTAGGGTTTTGCAAACAAACATACATGTTAGGggaaaagtagaaaaagatTACATGTGATATCATTGGTTGTTTGGgcataatttaatattttgaatcAATAGTGTTACACaaagttaataaataattaGAGCTTAGTTAATACTTACATAGATTTGTTGTAGTCTAGTGTTAGATACAGTTCTTGAGCTCATCCTTGTTCCTGCCCGTCTCCGGAGGACTCAGCGACACTTTGCCACGTGTCCGGAGAGATGGTGAGAGCGTGCAAACCTGCGGAGGCAGTTAGGGCAGGAGTACGGCTTTTCGCCAGTGTGCGTcaacatgtgtgtttttaaatggcCTGACAGGCGGAAGCTCTTTCCACATTCCTTACAGGTGTAGGGACGCAGGTTAGTGTGGCTTCTCCTGTGCTTGCCGAGGTCACCGGAGGACGTGTAGCAGCGGTGGCACTCCGGGCATTCGAAGGGCTTCTCTCCAGAGTGGATCCTTTTGTGCTTCACCAAGTCCCCAGACTGAGTGAAGCTCTTGTCGCATTCGTCGCATTTGTACGGTCTCTCGCCGGTGTGGGTTCGCTGGTGGTTCCGCAGGTGGGACAGGCGGATGAAGCGGTTGCCGCACACCGTGCAGTGGTACGGCCTTTCTCCGGTGTGTGTCCGcaagtgtatttttaaagccCCGAGATCTCCAGTCTTCAGCCCGCAGTCCCCACACTGGTGAGCTTTTTCGCTGTTGTGAAGTTTGGCGTGAACCCTCAGGTTCCTCCGAGTGTTGAAGCTCTTTCCACACACGCCGCAGTGAAAGGGCTTCTCGCTCGAATGCGTCCTCACGTGAAGGTCCAAGCTGGACTTGAATCCAAACTCCTTTCCACACTCGGGGCAGGAGTATTCCTTCTTGCCAGAGTGCGTGGTTAGGTGGCACCTGAGGTGGTGCGACCGGACGAAAGCCTTGCCGCACACCTCGCATTTgaagggcttctctcctgtgtgtaTCTTCATGTGCTGCCGCCAGCTGCTGCGCTCCACGAACCGCCTCCCACAGTCCTTGCAGGCGAACGGCCGGTCGCCCGTGTGGGTGCGCATGTGGTCCACCAGGCTTTGGGGTGTCCGCACCTTCTTCCCGCAAACTCGGCACTGCACGCCGGTATCCAGACAAATGGGCTTATCTTCAGATTTAGCAGCATCTGCTTGGTGACACAAATGAGGCCCCTGACCCCAGGTAGCTTTAAAGCTCTTCCCACAGTCCGCGCAGCTGAGATGCCCTCCCCTCGTGACCACTGACATGCTGTGCCAGCGCTGACAGTGGTTCTTCAGGTTCTTCAGGTACTGGAAGCTGCGGGCGCAGGTCGGGCATGGATGCAGCCTTCGAGGAGGAGCAGAAGGGTGGACCTCGCGTATGTGGATGCTGAGGCGTACTTTAGATTTAAAGGTTGTGTTGCAAATGGTGCAGGGGTGTTTGGCCACGAAGTTTAGGGTTTGGTTTGGGAGGCATTTTTTGAGATTATTAAGGTATTCCTTTTGATGGACCCACTTAACGTGTTTCTCCAAGAAGTCCAAGTCAGTGAAGGAGACAGTGCAGTGAGGACATGGAAAAAACTCGGATGAAGACTCTAAGCGAGAAGAAGACAAACAGATCGCAAAAGGAAATTAACAAGAGactgaattttcttttatatttctttattcatgcaGGAATGAAAAATAGATCATTATTAGGGAAGCATCCaaactgttcattttaaatgtaatatttgtattttgatgttaaactttttattttttaaatatctatacATCATTTTAAAGGAGCGGCACCCTTCGTCATCAGTATTATTGATTCCCTTTTTTATAGtgcaaatattttcacaaaaggTTAAAAGTTGAGGCTGAAATACTGAATAGTCTGTTAAAGCTTAGCCCATGTGAATCTGACGTCAAAGATCCAAATTTGACTCCAAAAATTTTAAGcacaaaagtttttatttatgaagtgAGCTTCAACTATGGATTTATTTAACAACAGCTCAGGTGAGTCTCAGTTCCTGGTGAAAATTGTAAAGcgattcaagtgttttttttttcattttcatgtttcttcTTAAGCCACAATCTGTTGACCTATAAGCAGAAGTCTTCAACCTTCAACTCTTCAAGAGCCACTTGGGTTGATTTGTCACAGACAATAACCCAGTTGGAGCAGTAAATTCTTACCTcaacctttagaaaaataaaacactgatttgtatttatgtactATTATGACAAATATGGATGAAATGTTGTtctttttggcataaataaaacacgaaaacaataaaaaagattttttttttcttcaagataTGAAATTGTttctaacttttgacagaggtgcacatgacttcctttcaagaTCAAATAAGATTATCTCACTGCAGTAAATGTAGGAATTGGTAGTGTAATCTCAGCagtgacaaaaatgaaaaacattttatagtaTGTATTTCGGTCAGAAATGTGGAAATCTAACATCCCATTAAACCAGAGCTCATTAAGGGACCTTTGGAAAattttcaagtcataaactgaatttaaaatccttgaaattgttcaaatatataaaaaaaaatctgccttaATTTTGGTTAACCTCCATGTgtctctggagccgcaggttgcagactcctgactGAAAACCTTCAGTTCAATTTCAACCAATAGGTTCAATGTTTATATACAAAAACCCATTCTCAACTCAAtgtcctgcatttttttttaatcctcccTTGAACAACACACACTCGCTTTTAGCGATAGTCATTATGTCATTATGTGCAATAAGCAAGGTAACACGAATAAAACATGGA from Oryzias melastigma strain HK-1 linkage group LG16, ASM292280v2, whole genome shotgun sequence includes the following:
- the LOC112143659 gene encoding gastrula zinc finger protein XlCGF57.1 isoform X2; translated protein: MKTAEKEENREERHHDEITVKTEVDQDEEEEEEEEYTNGDDLNILIKEEPHSPEICDEHGEDASSCSAADRRDGLHLQEDTKQEFDSEYAAVKEEEEEEEEEEEESDSWIKEEILSENEAEEEDSSNIQDELEEEEETCTESSSEFFPCPHCTVSFTDLDFLEKHVKWVHQKEYLNNLKKCLPNQTLNFVAKHPCTICNTTFKSKVRLSIHIREVHPSAPPRRLHPCPTCARSFQYLKNLKNHCQRWHSMSVVTRGGHLSCADCGKSFKATWGQGPHLCHQADAAKSEDKPICLDTGVQCRVCGKKVRTPQSLVDHMRTHTGDRPFACKDCGRRFVERSSWRQHMKIHTGEKPFKCEVCGKAFVRSHHLRCHLTTHSGKKEYSCPECGKEFGFKSSLDLHVRTHSSEKPFHCGVCGKSFNTRRNLRVHAKLHNSEKAHQCGDCGLKTGDLGALKIHLRTHTGERPYHCTVCGNRFIRLSHLRNHQRTHTGERPYKCDECDKSFTQSGDLVKHKRIHSGEKPFECPECHRCYTSSGDLGKHRRSHTNLRPYTCLHALTISPDTWQSVAESSGDGQEQG
- the LOC112143659 gene encoding oocyte zinc finger protein XlCOF6 isoform X1, which produces MKTAEKEENREERHHDEITVKTEVDQDEEEEEEEEYTNGDDLNILIKEEPHSPEICDEHGEDASSCSAADRRDGLHLQEDTKQEFDSEYAAVKEEEEEEEEEEEESDSWIKEEILSENEAEEEDSSNIQDELEEEEETCTESSSEFFPCPHCTVSFTDLDFLEKHVKWVHQKEYLNNLKKCLPNQTLNFVAKHPCTICNTTFKSKVRLSIHIREVHPSAPPRRLHPCPTCARSFQYLKNLKNHCQRWHSMSVVTRGGHLSCADCGKSFKATWGQGPHLCHQADAAKSEDKPICLDTGVQCRVCGKKVRTPQSLVDHMRTHTGDRPFACKDCGRRFVERSSWRQHMKIHTGEKPFKCEVCGKAFVRSHHLRCHLTTHSGKKEYSCPECGKEFGFKSSLDLHVRTHSSEKPFHCGVCGKSFNTRRNLRVHAKLHNSEKAHQCGDCGLKTGDLGALKIHLRTHTGERPYHCTVCGNRFIRLSHLRNHQRTHTGERPYKCDECDKSFTQSGDLVKHKRIHSGEKPFECPECHRCYTSSGDLGKHRRSHTNLRPYTCKECGKSFRLSGHLKTHMLTHTGEKPYSCPNCLRRFARSHHLSGHVAKCR